A region from the Sandaracinus amylolyticus genome encodes:
- a CDS encoding bifunctional diaminohydroxyphosphoribosylaminopyrimidine deaminase/5-amino-6-(5-phosphoribosylamino)uracil reductase RibD, whose amino-acid sequence MAVSIDDERFMRLALAQAERARGHTGDNPWVGAVIAKDGEVIGDGHTHPPGSDHAEIAAIKSALSRGASLEGATIYSTLEPCSFHGRTPACALAIVEHRIARVVIGMRDPHPRVNGEGLTILRGAGVEVIEGVLEPEVARSLAPWIDAYHPHAKR is encoded by the coding sequence GTGGCGGTCTCGATCGATGACGAGCGGTTCATGCGACTCGCGCTCGCCCAGGCGGAGCGCGCCCGCGGACACACCGGAGACAACCCGTGGGTCGGCGCGGTGATCGCGAAGGACGGCGAGGTCATCGGCGACGGGCACACCCATCCTCCCGGCAGCGACCACGCGGAGATCGCGGCGATCAAGTCCGCGCTCTCGCGCGGGGCGTCGCTCGAGGGCGCGACGATCTACTCGACGCTCGAGCCCTGCTCCTTCCACGGCCGCACCCCGGCGTGCGCGCTGGCGATCGTCGAGCACCGCATCGCGCGCGTGGTGATCGGCATGCGCGATCCGCATCCGCGCGTGAACGGCGAAGGGCTCACGATCCTGCGCGGCGCGGGCGTCGAGGTGATCGAGGGCGTGCTCGAGCCCGAGGTCGCGCGCTCGCTCGCGCCGTGGATCGACGCGTACCACCCGCACGCGAAGCGATGA
- a CDS encoding AgmX/PglI C-terminal domain-containing protein — translation MAAITSAERKLRVALVWNGTVQQEETLDAPKPVLLDGTRTEGSTVGVVPRVVSAIPYVGLAITLLVVAWFVTSPSYAHWALVVAGLVSFLRGIVVMVSPRDVKEVVLAMPGALGESDRDRVTVLEPSGHGYRLRTSELGELGGAIWIGGERHDAASFASRGTIDLGPDDYGVLTIGTGALFFQHVRAARRPGMALAPSWTNVASFLLSVAVHAALMLFFFVARAEMDPLDPLELPHDLVQRFLITPPPEDILEPERPSGTDTNDPGIQDREEAGGRQHEGEEGRVGRRDATQERTEMEGEVTGGAAARVRKMGLLGVLADPGADDSPLSALQDGPSVSDILGGLGSSRTVYGRGSGGTGLRGEGGGGGGTGPGTLFGGGGVGTGVGVGSGSGGGRGRGGPGAPGRQRTEARIAVSTGTPRVNGYLSPEQIMRVVRQNQAAVRYCYETELQRQPNLRGRVEVSWRINLQGAVTSSRIARSTMGNPRVEGCLVRQVRGWRFPQPDGGEVTVEFPFIFGAQGG, via the coding sequence GTGGCTGCGATCACCTCGGCGGAACGGAAGCTGCGCGTCGCGCTCGTCTGGAACGGCACGGTACAGCAGGAGGAGACGCTCGACGCGCCGAAGCCCGTGCTGCTCGACGGCACGCGCACCGAGGGCTCGACGGTCGGCGTCGTCCCACGCGTCGTGTCGGCGATCCCGTACGTCGGGCTCGCGATCACGCTGCTCGTCGTCGCGTGGTTCGTGACGTCGCCGTCGTACGCGCACTGGGCGCTCGTCGTCGCGGGGCTCGTGTCGTTCCTGCGCGGCATCGTCGTGATGGTGAGCCCGCGCGACGTGAAGGAAGTCGTGCTCGCGATGCCGGGCGCGCTCGGCGAGAGCGATCGCGATCGCGTGACGGTGCTCGAGCCCTCGGGGCACGGCTATCGACTGCGCACCAGCGAGCTCGGCGAGCTCGGCGGCGCGATCTGGATCGGCGGCGAGCGACACGACGCGGCGTCGTTCGCGTCGCGCGGGACGATCGACCTCGGGCCCGACGACTACGGCGTGCTCACGATCGGCACCGGCGCGCTGTTCTTCCAGCACGTGCGCGCGGCGCGCCGCCCGGGCATGGCGCTCGCGCCGAGCTGGACCAACGTCGCGAGCTTCCTGCTCTCGGTGGCGGTGCACGCGGCGCTGATGCTCTTCTTCTTCGTCGCGCGCGCCGAGATGGATCCGCTCGATCCCCTCGAGCTCCCGCACGACCTCGTCCAGCGCTTCCTGATCACGCCGCCCCCGGAGGACATCCTCGAGCCCGAGCGCCCGAGCGGCACCGACACGAACGATCCCGGCATCCAGGATCGCGAAGAGGCGGGCGGTCGACAGCACGAGGGCGAAGAAGGGCGTGTGGGCCGTCGCGACGCGACGCAAGAGCGGACCGAGATGGAGGGCGAGGTCACCGGCGGTGCCGCGGCGCGCGTGCGCAAGATGGGCCTCCTCGGAGTGCTCGCGGATCCCGGCGCGGACGACTCGCCGCTCTCGGCGCTGCAGGACGGACCGAGCGTGAGCGACATCCTCGGTGGCCTCGGATCGTCGCGCACGGTGTATGGGCGCGGCAGCGGAGGCACCGGGCTGCGCGGTGAGGGCGGCGGTGGTGGCGGCACCGGGCCGGGCACGCTCTTCGGCGGTGGTGGTGTCGGCACCGGCGTCGGTGTCGGCAGCGGCAGCGGTGGTGGTCGCGGTCGTGGTGGACCGGGCGCGCCGGGTCGGCAGCGCACCGAAGCGCGCATCGCGGTGTCGACCGGCACGCCGCGCGTGAACGGTTACCTGTCGCCCGAGCAGATCATGCGCGTGGTGCGACAGAACCAGGCCGCGGTGCGCTACTGCTACGAGACCGAGCTGCAGCGTCAGCCGAACCTGCGTGGGCGCGTCGAGGTGAGCTGGCGCATCAACCTGCAGGGCGCGGTGACGAGCTCGCGCATCGCGCGCAGCACGATGGGCAATCCGCGCGTCGAGGGCTGCCTGGTGCGTCAGGTGCGAGGGTGGCGTTTCCCGCAGCCCGACGGCGGCGAGGTCACCGTCGAGTTCCCGTTCATCTTCGGCGCGCAGGGCGGCTGA
- a CDS encoding response regulator: protein MGRHAPSSSNEITLSVLVVEDDLHTREMMVEMLVHAGLDVWACASVTEALARAARSTPHVVITDLALGDEHGRDLAAALRARAETRRAAIIAVTGEVSPTPDVVRHLDAYLCKPIELAKLPDLVRAIAEARGAI from the coding sequence ATGGGGCGCCACGCGCCGTCGAGCTCGAACGAGATCACGCTCTCCGTGCTGGTCGTCGAGGACGACTTGCACACACGCGAGATGATGGTCGAGATGCTCGTGCACGCGGGGCTCGACGTGTGGGCCTGTGCGTCGGTGACCGAGGCGCTCGCGCGCGCTGCGCGCTCCACACCGCACGTCGTGATCACCGACCTCGCGCTCGGCGACGAGCACGGGCGTGATCTCGCCGCGGCCTTGCGAGCCCGCGCGGAGACGCGGCGCGCCGCGATCATCGCGGTGACGGGCGAAGTGTCGCCCACACCCGACGTCGTGCGGCACCTCGACGCGTACCTCTGCAAGCCGATCGAGCTGGCGAAGCTGCCCGACCTCGTGCGCGCGATCGCGGAAGCGCGCGGCGCGATCTGA
- a CDS encoding tetratricopeptide repeat protein encodes MVRPTIARVLRALCVIAMLGGCGGAPSGAGETTTTARTELPPVDPAALREFQAGVRAMQEGGRPAMRRARERFEAAIAIDPNLWEAHYDLGVVQRDAGELREAAASFEAARAIQPASGEVLAALAETRYALGERDAAADLLRAYVTQHPESIPVRVALATVLRERGDHDGALAQAREVLVRDPRNVRALAEIGRIYRAREQYDVAELVVRKAVEIQDAADLHNDLGLIQLARGDTQAAFEEFQRAIALDARFAPAHLNQGAVLLRAGDYAGAATEYRAVLAADPDHLDARVALGAALRAQGEHAQARREYERVLEAAPNHAAATFNLAMVLADFLDERPRARELFVRFLELAPSGSEYRATAQRYIDEIPAPAPASPPRAAGAAR; translated from the coding sequence ATGGTGCGGCCCACGATCGCGCGCGTCCTCCGCGCGCTCTGTGTGATCGCGATGCTCGGCGGGTGCGGCGGCGCGCCCTCGGGCGCCGGCGAGACGACGACCACCGCGCGCACCGAGCTTCCACCCGTCGATCCCGCTGCGCTCCGCGAGTTCCAGGCCGGCGTGCGCGCGATGCAAGAAGGCGGTCGACCCGCGATGCGCCGCGCGCGCGAGCGCTTCGAGGCCGCGATCGCGATCGATCCGAACCTCTGGGAGGCGCACTACGACCTCGGCGTGGTCCAGCGCGACGCGGGCGAGCTGCGCGAGGCTGCGGCGTCGTTCGAGGCCGCGCGGGCGATCCAGCCGGCGAGCGGCGAGGTGCTCGCGGCGCTCGCGGAGACCCGCTACGCGCTCGGTGAGCGCGACGCGGCGGCGGATCTGCTGCGCGCGTACGTGACGCAGCATCCGGAGTCGATCCCGGTGCGCGTCGCGCTCGCGACCGTGCTGCGCGAGCGCGGCGATCACGACGGCGCGCTCGCGCAGGCGCGCGAGGTGCTGGTGCGCGATCCGCGGAACGTGCGGGCGCTCGCGGAGATCGGACGCATCTATCGCGCGCGCGAGCAGTACGACGTCGCGGAGCTCGTGGTGCGCAAGGCCGTCGAGATCCAGGACGCGGCCGATCTGCACAACGATCTCGGCCTCATCCAGCTCGCGCGCGGCGACACGCAGGCGGCGTTCGAAGAGTTCCAGCGCGCGATCGCGCTCGACGCGCGCTTCGCGCCCGCGCACCTGAACCAGGGGGCGGTGCTGCTGCGCGCCGGTGACTACGCGGGCGCCGCGACCGAGTACCGCGCGGTGCTCGCCGCGGATCCGGACCACCTCGACGCACGCGTCGCGCTCGGTGCCGCGCTGCGCGCGCAGGGCGAGCACGCACAGGCGCGCCGCGAGTACGAGCGCGTGCTCGAGGCCGCGCCCAACCACGCGGCCGCGACGTTCAACCTCGCGATGGTGCTCGCCGACTTCCTCGACGAGCGCCCGCGCGCGAGAGAGCTCTTCGTGCGCTTCCTCGAGCTCGCGCCGTCGGGCAGCGAGTACCGCGCGACCGCGCAGCGCTACATCGACGAGATCCCCGCGCCCGCGCCTGCCTCACCGCCCCGCGCGGCAGGAGCGGCCCGATGA